A region from the Sulfurivermis fontis genome encodes:
- the gluQRS gene encoding tRNA glutamyl-Q(34) synthetase GluQRS — protein sequence MYIGRFAPSPTGPLHFGSLLAALASCLEARRQGGHWLVRMEDIDPPREMAGAADLILRTLERYGFEWDGPVLYQSRRADAYRAALEELRRGGVLYACRCSRREALEAAAAAHLAPGVYAGTCRSAGHAIDGPGALRVRTDGRVIAFDDRLQGMQRQNLEREVGDFVVRRADGLWAYQLAVVVDDAAQGVTDIVRGSDLLDSTPRQILLQHLLGLPTPTYLHLPVAVNAAGEKLSKQTYAPALPMDNPLPPLWQALTFLGQQPPAELLEGDVPALWRWAVVHWDAATIPATRALPL from the coding sequence ATGTACATCGGTCGCTTCGCCCCCTCGCCCACCGGACCATTACACTTCGGTTCGCTGCTTGCGGCCCTGGCCAGCTGCCTGGAGGCCCGTCGGCAGGGTGGGCACTGGCTGGTGCGCATGGAGGACATCGACCCGCCGCGCGAGATGGCCGGCGCGGCGGACCTGATCCTGCGCACCCTGGAACGCTACGGTTTCGAGTGGGACGGACCGGTGCTGTACCAGAGCCGGCGCGCTGACGCCTACCGCGCCGCACTGGAAGAGTTGCGGCGCGGCGGTGTGCTGTATGCCTGCCGCTGTTCGCGCCGCGAGGCGCTGGAGGCGGCGGCCGCCGCCCATCTCGCCCCCGGTGTCTATGCCGGTACCTGCCGCAGTGCCGGCCACGCCATCGACGGCCCCGGCGCCCTGCGCGTGCGCACCGACGGCAGGGTGATCGCTTTCGACGACCGCCTGCAGGGGATGCAGCGGCAAAACCTGGAGCGTGAGGTGGGCGATTTCGTGGTGCGCCGCGCCGACGGCCTGTGGGCCTACCAGCTCGCGGTGGTGGTGGACGACGCCGCCCAGGGCGTCACCGACATCGTGCGCGGCAGCGACCTGCTCGACTCCACCCCGCGTCAGATCCTTCTGCAACACCTGCTCGGCCTGCCGACGCCGACCTACCTGCACCTGCCGGTGGCGGTCAATGCCGCCGGCGAAAAGTTGTCCAAGCAGACCTACGCCCCGGCCCTGCCCATGGACAATCCGTTACCTCCCCTGTGGCAGGCCCTCACCTTCCTCGGCCAGCAGCCGCCGGCGGAACTGCTGGAAGGGGATGTCCCTGCGCTGTGGCGATGGGCGGTTGTGCACTGGGACGCCGCGACGATTCCGGCCACCCGCGCCCTGCCCCTGTAA
- a CDS encoding nitroreductase — translation MDVTTALTRRSSTRAFLDRPVSDGQVRAILDAARWSPSGVNIQPWQVAVVRGETKRKLADALIAARAAGPATPDYQYYPVQWFEPFKERRKQCGLALYQALDIRREDTEKQREAWNNNYRFFGAPVGLLLFLDRRLGQGAWIDMGMFMQSIMLAAQEQGLATCPQASLGEYPDVVRNLLGIDENLALLGGIALGYADPDAAVNRYRTEREPVDAFTRWYE, via the coding sequence ATGGATGTCACCACCGCCCTCACCCGCCGCAGTTCCACCCGCGCCTTTCTCGATCGCCCCGTGAGCGATGGACAGGTGCGCGCCATCCTCGATGCCGCGCGCTGGTCTCCTTCCGGCGTGAACATCCAGCCCTGGCAGGTGGCGGTGGTGCGCGGTGAAACCAAGCGCAAACTGGCGGATGCCCTGATCGCCGCCCGCGCCGCCGGGCCGGCCACTCCCGATTACCAGTATTACCCGGTGCAGTGGTTCGAGCCGTTCAAGGAGCGGCGCAAGCAGTGCGGCCTGGCGCTGTACCAGGCGCTGGATATCCGCCGCGAGGACACTGAAAAACAGCGTGAGGCGTGGAACAACAACTACCGCTTCTTCGGCGCCCCGGTGGGGCTGCTGCTGTTCCTTGACCGCCGCCTCGGCCAGGGGGCCTGGATAGACATGGGCATGTTCATGCAGAGCATCATGCTGGCAGCGCAGGAACAGGGCCTCGCCACCTGCCCGCAGGCCTCGCTGGGCGAGTATCCCGACGTGGTGCGCAATCTGCTCGGCATCGATGAGAACCTGGCCCTGCTCGGCGGCATCGCCCTGGGCTATGCCGATCCGGACGCGGCGGTAAACCGCTACCGTACCGAACGCGAGCCGGTGGATGCCTTCACCCGCTGGTATGAGTAA
- the dksA gene encoding RNA polymerase-binding protein DksA produces the protein MKSSAASKTAAAAEKSTSSAEGFGGFTPYKEKKGEEYMSDAMKDHFRDILRAWKRELMEEVDRTVHHMQDEAANFPDPNDRATQESEFTMELRTRDRERKLIKKIDEALDKLDKDEYGYCESCGVEIGIRRLEARPTATLCIDCKTLDEIREKQMG, from the coding sequence ATGAAGAGCAGCGCAGCCAGCAAGACCGCCGCGGCGGCCGAGAAATCCACCTCCTCCGCCGAGGGCTTCGGCGGCTTCACCCCCTACAAGGAGAAGAAGGGCGAGGAGTACATGAGTGATGCCATGAAGGATCACTTCCGCGACATCCTGCGCGCCTGGAAGCGTGAACTGATGGAAGAAGTGGACCGCACCGTGCATCACATGCAGGACGAGGCGGCCAACTTCCCCGACCCCAACGACCGCGCCACGCAGGAATCCGAATTCACCATGGAGCTGCGCACCCGTGACCGCGAGCGCAAGCTGATCAAGAAGATCGACGAGGCTCTGGACAAGCTGGACAAGGACGAATACGGCTACTGCGAGTCCTGCGGCGTGGAGATCGGCATCCGCCGCCTGGAGGCGCGTCCCACCGCCACCCTGTGCATCGACTGCAAGACGCTGGATGAAATCCGCGAAAAGCAGATGGGTTGA
- a CDS encoding HAD family hydrolase has product MSELQALLFDVDGTLADTERDGHRPAFNRAFADAGLDWDWSPELYGELLAVTGGKERIRYYLDKFNTGFRYDGDLDALIASLHKAKTAHYTRMLAEGAIPLRPGVKRLIGEARAAGLRLAVATTTTPENVTALLRHALHPDAESWFEVIAAGDVVPAKKPDPGIYLYAMEKMGLTPAQCIAFEDSRNGILASRGAGLATIIAVNGYTRDDDFTGAAIVVDHWGEPDQPFTVLQGDAAGHDHLTLDLVRQLHARG; this is encoded by the coding sequence ATGAGCGAGTTGCAAGCCCTGCTGTTCGATGTGGACGGCACCCTGGCCGATACCGAGCGCGACGGCCACCGTCCAGCCTTCAACCGTGCCTTTGCCGATGCCGGCCTGGACTGGGACTGGTCACCGGAACTGTATGGCGAACTGCTGGCCGTCACCGGCGGCAAGGAGCGTATCCGCTACTATCTGGACAAGTTCAACACCGGCTTCCGCTACGACGGCGACCTCGACGCCCTCATCGCCTCGCTGCACAAGGCCAAGACCGCCCATTACACCCGCATGCTGGCCGAAGGGGCCATTCCGCTGCGCCCCGGCGTCAAGCGGCTGATTGGGGAGGCCCGCGCCGCCGGCCTGCGCCTGGCCGTGGCCACCACCACCACGCCGGAAAACGTCACCGCCCTGCTCAGGCACGCCCTGCACCCGGATGCCGAGTCCTGGTTCGAGGTCATCGCCGCCGGCGACGTGGTCCCGGCCAAGAAGCCGGACCCGGGCATCTATCTGTATGCCATGGAAAAGATGGGCCTGACCCCGGCCCAGTGCATCGCCTTCGAGGACTCCCGCAACGGTATCCTCGCCTCCCGCGGTGCCGGCCTCGCCACCATCATCGCGGTCAACGGCTACACCCGCGACGACGACTTCACCGGCGCGGCTATCGTCGTCGACCACTGGGGGGAGCCGGATCAGCCGTTCACCGTGCTCCAGGGCGATGCGGCGGGCCATGACCACCTGACCCTGGATCTGGTGCGGCAGTTGCACGCAAGGGGGTGA
- a CDS encoding type II toxin-antitoxin system Phd/YefM family antitoxin: protein MDSTTISIADAKARLSELAELAASGKTVVITKRGKPVLQLSRPERPRQPVDVKVLRQLTAGLPQQPDDASSFVRRMRDEARY from the coding sequence ATGGACAGCACCACCATCAGTATCGCCGATGCAAAGGCACGGCTCAGTGAGTTGGCCGAGCTTGCGGCCAGCGGGAAAACGGTCGTTATCACCAAACGCGGCAAGCCCGTGTTGCAGCTATCCCGGCCAGAACGCCCGCGGCAGCCCGTCGATGTGAAGGTATTGCGTCAGTTAACGGCCGGATTGCCGCAGCAACCCGACGATGCGAGCAGTTTTGTGCGCCGGATGCGTGATGAGGCGCGCTATTGA
- a CDS encoding type II toxin-antitoxin system VapC family toxin, translated as MLYLDTSLLVAAFTNEVRTREMQDWLAAQPPEQLVISDWVITEFSGALSLKVRVGHLSSAQRAEVLAAFTAMTEASFTILPVSRLEFQMAARFADQHSTGLRSGDALHLAVASAHGARLCSLDRMLVSAAEALGVSAVLL; from the coding sequence ATGCTTTATCTCGATACCAGCCTGCTAGTGGCCGCATTCACCAACGAGGTGCGGACCAGGGAAATGCAGGATTGGCTCGCTGCCCAGCCGCCGGAGCAGCTTGTCATCAGCGACTGGGTTATCACTGAGTTCTCCGGCGCCTTGTCGCTCAAGGTTAGAGTCGGCCACTTGTCTTCCGCTCAACGGGCGGAGGTGCTGGCAGCGTTTACCGCCATGACCGAGGCATCGTTTACCATCCTGCCGGTATCGCGCCTTGAGTTCCAAATGGCGGCCCGATTTGCCGATCAGCACTCGACAGGGCTGCGTTCCGGCGACGCTCTGCACCTCGCTGTCGCGTCAGCCCATGGTGCTCGGTTGTGCTCTCTGGACCGTATGCTGGTGAGTGCGGCAGAAGCCTTGGGTGTCAGTGCTGTTCTGCTATAG
- a CDS encoding MarR family EPS-associated transcriptional regulator yields MLDEATHYRLLKLLQDNPELTQRELAEAAGISLGKVNYCLKALIAKGLIKAANFRNNPNKKAYAYLLTPKGIEEKARITLRFLQRKQREYDAIKQELAELQREARELALPHDSQLAGGDA; encoded by the coding sequence ATGCTCGACGAAGCCACCCATTACCGGCTCCTCAAACTCCTGCAGGACAATCCGGAACTGACCCAGCGCGAGCTGGCCGAGGCCGCCGGCATCAGCCTGGGCAAGGTCAACTATTGCCTCAAGGCGCTCATCGCCAAGGGTCTGATCAAGGCGGCGAACTTCCGCAACAATCCCAACAAGAAGGCCTACGCCTACCTGCTGACCCCCAAGGGCATTGAAGAAAAGGCGCGCATCACGCTGCGCTTCCTGCAGCGCAAACAGCGGGAATACGATGCCATCAAACAGGAACTGGCCGAACTGCAACGGGAGGCGAGGGAACTGGCGCTTCCTCACGACAGCCAACTGGCCGGAGGGGATGCCTGA
- the mntA gene encoding type VII toxin-antitoxin system MntA family adenylyltransferase antitoxin, with product MGHEQLTQVLSADPTLRLAILFGSVASGEVRPDSDIDIAIAGDTPLTAQAKLALIETIAQHTGRPVDLVDLRTAGEPLLGQILRKGVRLVMRDSRLLAKLISHHLMETEDFLPYRRRILEKRRQAWIGK from the coding sequence ATGGGCCACGAGCAACTGACACAAGTACTGTCGGCCGATCCCACGCTGCGCCTGGCCATCCTGTTTGGCTCAGTTGCCTCAGGAGAAGTGCGTCCCGACAGCGACATCGACATTGCCATCGCTGGTGATACCCCGCTGACCGCACAGGCCAAGCTGGCGCTGATAGAGACAATCGCGCAGCACACCGGGCGCCCCGTTGATTTGGTTGATCTGCGAACTGCGGGAGAACCTCTGCTGGGGCAGATCCTGCGCAAAGGTGTCCGCCTGGTCATGCGCGACTCCCGTCTGCTGGCCAAATTGATCAGTCATCACCTCATGGAAACAGAAGACTTTCTTCCTTATCGGCGCCGGATTCTGGAAAAGAGGAGACAGGCATGGATAGGGAAATAA
- the hepT gene encoding type VII toxin-antitoxin system HepT family RNase toxin, whose translation MDREIIVEKLEALRYCVQRLRTKCPEGAEALQHDADIQDIVAMNLARAVQLCVDIATHIVADSSAPAPNTMAESFGVLRQLGYLSEEITNNMKKAVGFRNIAVHAYDNIDWNVVHEICSHRLADFEQFAAAIQWVMDKE comes from the coding sequence ATGGATAGGGAAATAATTGTGGAAAAATTGGAGGCCCTGCGGTATTGCGTGCAGCGCCTCAGAACAAAATGCCCGGAAGGGGCAGAGGCATTGCAGCACGATGCCGACATCCAGGACATCGTGGCAATGAATCTGGCCCGTGCAGTGCAGTTGTGTGTAGACATTGCGACGCACATCGTCGCAGATAGCAGCGCACCAGCCCCCAACACCATGGCTGAATCATTCGGTGTCTTGCGCCAGCTTGGCTATCTGTCCGAGGAAATCACCAACAACATGAAGAAAGCCGTTGGTTTCAGAAATATTGCTGTCCATGCCTATGACAATATCGATTGGAACGTCGTGCATGAAATATGCAGCCATCGCCTGGCTGATTTTGAGCAGTTTGCGGCAGCCATACAGTGGGTTATGGATAAGGAATGA
- a CDS encoding nucleotidyltransferase family protein — MTAQHSAMRLTNQQAELIRNSIRRYFGANAKVWLFGSRIDDSRRGGDVDLYIEPEHTDLTSELKCKINLEDELDLHVDLVINQAGKEEPIYRIAKQEGVRL; from the coding sequence GTGACGGCACAACATAGCGCAATGCGACTGACGAACCAACAAGCCGAGCTTATTCGAAACAGCATTCGCAGATATTTCGGTGCGAATGCCAAGGTATGGTTGTTTGGATCGCGCATCGACGATAGCCGTAGGGGGGGCGATGTTGACCTGTACATCGAGCCTGAGCACACGGACCTTACCTCCGAGTTGAAATGCAAAATCAACCTGGAAGATGAGCTTGATTTGCACGTGGACCTCGTGATCAATCAGGCCGGCAAGGAAGAGCCGATATACAGAATTGCGAAACAGGAAGGGGTACGCCTGTGA
- the cysC gene encoding adenylyl-sulfate kinase: MNKQSAPSDVEVVWHHATVTRQRREQLNGHKAAVVWFTGLSGAGKSTLAHAVEEELHRAGCRTFVLDGDNVRHGLCSDLTFSIEDRHENIRRVGEMAKLFVEAGVIALTAFISPLRADRERVRRLLGDADFIEIYAQCPLAVCESRDVKGMYQKARAGVIKEFTGISSPYEEPVQPDLVVKTGEETLDESVKKVMALLRQRAVITA, from the coding sequence ATGAACAAGCAGAGCGCCCCAAGCGACGTGGAAGTGGTCTGGCACCACGCCACGGTAACCCGGCAGCGCCGCGAACAACTCAACGGCCACAAGGCCGCCGTCGTCTGGTTCACCGGCCTGTCCGGCGCCGGCAAGTCCACCCTGGCCCATGCCGTGGAAGAGGAACTGCACCGTGCCGGCTGCCGCACCTTCGTCTTAGACGGCGACAACGTGCGTCACGGCCTGTGTTCAGACCTGACGTTTTCCATCGAGGATCGTCACGAAAACATCCGCCGTGTCGGCGAAATGGCCAAGCTGTTCGTCGAGGCCGGCGTCATCGCACTGACCGCCTTCATCTCCCCGCTGCGCGCCGACCGTGAACGGGTGCGCCGTCTCCTCGGCGATGCCGATTTCATCGAGATATATGCACAATGCCCGCTCGCCGTTTGCGAGTCCCGCGACGTCAAAGGCATGTACCAAAAGGCGCGCGCTGGCGTCATCAAGGAATTCACCGGCATCTCTTCGCCTTACGAAGAGCCGGTGCAGCCCGACCTCGTCGTCAAAACCGGCGAGGAAACGCTGGATGAAAGCGTGAAGAAGGTGATGGCATTACTGCGCCAGCGCGCCGTGATAACAGCATGA
- a CDS encoding phosphomannomutase, producing MSKLTCFKAYDIRGRIPDEINEDIAYRIGCGYASVIQPKGPVAVGWDIRLTSPAYAAAVIRGLNDSGIDTRSIGLCGTEMIYHAAAQPGMGGGIMVTASHNPMDYNGMKLVREQAIPISGDSGLNDIERCAREHEGPVAKGKGSDQPWDIMPSFVAKVLSFVDRNKLKPLHLVVNAGNGAAGPAFDAIAAHLPFKITRIHHEPDGTFPHGIPNPLLPDNRAATSEAVRKYGADMGIAWDGDFDRCFLFDEKGEFIEGYYIVGMLAAQLLQHNPGAKIIHDPRLTWNTIDMVKQAGGIPVMSKTGHAFIKERMRSEDAIYGGEMSAHHYFRDFAYCDSGMIPWLLVAEYISISGKPLSALVEERINAYPCSGEINYHVADAAGTIARIEAHYRSVPHASDYSDGLSMDFGTWRFNLRSSNTEPLLRLNVETKSDITAVTERVTEIESLINQAGS from the coding sequence ATGAGCAAGCTGACCTGCTTCAAGGCCTACGACATCCGCGGCCGTATCCCGGATGAAATCAACGAAGATATCGCCTACCGCATCGGCTGCGGTTATGCGTCCGTCATTCAGCCCAAGGGTCCGGTAGCTGTCGGCTGGGACATCCGCCTGACCAGTCCGGCCTATGCCGCTGCCGTGATCCGCGGCCTCAATGACAGCGGCATTGATACCCGTTCCATCGGTTTGTGCGGCACGGAAATGATCTATCATGCCGCCGCCCAGCCCGGCATGGGCGGCGGCATTATGGTGACTGCCAGCCACAACCCCATGGACTACAACGGCATGAAGCTGGTGCGCGAACAGGCCATTCCCATCAGCGGTGATAGCGGCCTGAACGACATCGAGCGCTGCGCCCGTGAACACGAAGGCCCGGTCGCCAAGGGCAAGGGCAGCGATCAGCCTTGGGACATCATGCCGAGCTTCGTCGCCAAGGTACTTTCCTTCGTTGACCGCAATAAGCTCAAACCGCTGCACCTGGTCGTCAACGCCGGCAACGGTGCCGCCGGCCCCGCCTTCGACGCCATTGCCGCCCATCTGCCGTTCAAGATCACCCGCATCCACCACGAGCCGGACGGCACTTTCCCTCACGGCATTCCCAATCCCCTGCTGCCGGACAACCGTGCCGCCACCAGCGAGGCTGTGCGCAAATACGGTGCCGACATGGGCATCGCCTGGGATGGTGACTTTGATCGTTGCTTTCTGTTCGACGAAAAGGGAGAATTCATCGAGGGCTACTACATCGTCGGCATGCTCGCGGCCCAACTGCTGCAGCACAACCCCGGCGCGAAGATCATCCACGACCCGCGCCTGACCTGGAACACCATCGACATGGTCAAGCAGGCCGGCGGTATTCCGGTGATGAGCAAGACCGGCCACGCTTTCATCAAGGAGCGCATGCGCAGCGAGGACGCCATTTACGGCGGCGAAATGTCGGCCCACCACTATTTCCGCGACTTCGCCTACTGCGACAGCGGCATGATCCCGTGGTTGCTGGTAGCTGAATACATTTCCATTTCCGGTAAGCCGCTCTCAGCCCTGGTCGAGGAGCGCATCAACGCTTACCCATGCAGCGGCGAGATTAATTACCACGTCGCCGATGCCGCTGGTACAATTGCACGGATTGAGGCACACTACCGATCCGTTCCGCATGCTAGCGATTATTCCGACGGTTTGAGCATGGATTTTGGTACTTGGCGCTTCAATCTGCGCAGCTCCAACACAGAACCCTTGTTGCGCTTGAACGTGGAAACAAAGAGTGACATAACCGCCGTCACAGAGCGGGTCACTGAGATCGAATCTTTGATAAATCAGGCAGGAAGCTGA
- a CDS encoding mannose-1-phosphate guanylyltransferase/mannose-6-phosphate isomerase, which yields MLIPVILSGGAGTRLWPVSREGHPKPFMKLADGESLLQKTYRRAASAADGGEILTVTNRDYYFMSKDELSGAGLGDDHQGVYLLEPCGRNTAPAVALAAHHLLEKYGHDALMLVLAADHLIGDSLAFNAAVRTAAAVASQDYLVTFGIVPTAPETGFGYIESGAPIPASFPCTETDKRDAAGSPTRSAGERSRERNEAFAVTRFVEKPSLEKAREYLAAGNFLWNSGMFCFKAGVILEELAKHAPEIFRSAEVCWDAMRSTFGNQSSMLDIPAELFADVPALSLDYAVMEKSNHVAVVPGDFGWSDIGSWSAFSQLIEPDENNNRTVGETILVDSRNTFIQSEDRLVAGVGIDNLMIIDTPDALLVAHPDKAQDVKKIVAHLKTNNHDACRLHRTVTRPWGTYTVLEEGPRFKIKRIVVKPGACLSLQMHHHRSEHWIVVSGMAKVVNGEREIYVNTNESTFIPAGHKHRLENPGKLDLVMIEVQSGDYLGEDDIVRFQDNYGRA from the coding sequence ATGCTGATCCCCGTTATTCTCTCCGGCGGTGCCGGTACCCGCCTATGGCCAGTTTCACGTGAGGGGCATCCTAAGCCCTTCATGAAACTCGCCGATGGCGAGAGTCTGCTGCAAAAAACCTACCGGCGTGCAGCTTCAGCAGCTGATGGTGGTGAAATTTTGACCGTCACCAACCGTGATTACTACTTTATGAGCAAAGATGAGCTGTCCGGTGCCGGTCTTGGTGATGATCATCAAGGCGTATATCTATTAGAGCCGTGCGGCCGCAATACTGCGCCCGCCGTGGCGCTCGCGGCCCATCACCTGCTGGAAAAATACGGCCACGATGCATTGATGCTGGTGCTCGCTGCCGATCATCTTATTGGCGATTCCCTAGCCTTCAACGCGGCTGTCAGAACCGCCGCAGCCGTTGCCAGTCAGGATTACTTGGTGACCTTTGGCATCGTGCCCACAGCACCGGAAACCGGCTTTGGCTACATAGAATCTGGCGCCCCCATTCCCGCTAGCTTTCCTTGTACAGAAACAGATAAAAGAGATGCGGCAGGCTCTCCCACTCGCTCCGCCGGCGAGAGGTCTCGGGAGAGGAACGAAGCCTTTGCCGTCACCCGTTTTGTGGAAAAACCATCGCTCGAGAAGGCACGCGAATATCTCGCCGCCGGCAATTTTCTTTGGAACTCTGGTATGTTCTGCTTTAAGGCCGGCGTGATTTTGGAAGAACTGGCCAAGCACGCACCTGAAATTTTCCGCAGCGCCGAGGTCTGTTGGGATGCAATGCGCAGTACCTTCGGTAATCAGAGCTCCATGCTGGATATCCCTGCAGAATTATTTGCCGATGTTCCGGCTCTCTCTCTCGATTATGCAGTAATGGAAAAATCTAACCATGTGGCTGTTGTACCGGGAGACTTCGGCTGGAGTGATATAGGATCGTGGAGTGCATTCAGCCAACTGATCGAACCCGACGAAAACAATAACCGAACAGTGGGCGAAACCATTCTCGTCGATTCCCGCAACACCTTTATCCAGAGCGAAGACCGGCTCGTGGCAGGGGTAGGTATTGATAACCTGATGATCATCGATACGCCCGATGCTCTGCTGGTGGCCCATCCAGACAAGGCGCAGGACGTCAAAAAGATCGTTGCCCATCTCAAGACGAACAACCATGATGCTTGCCGTCTGCACCGCACGGTCACCCGCCCATGGGGAACCTACACCGTACTTGAAGAGGGCCCCCGTTTCAAAATCAAGCGCATCGTGGTCAAGCCCGGTGCCTGCCTCTCCCTGCAAATGCATCACCACCGCTCGGAACACTGGATCGTCGTCAGCGGCATGGCCAAGGTCGTCAATGGCGAACGCGAAATCTACGTCAACACCAACGAATCCACCTTTATCCCCGCCGGGCACAAACATCGCCTGGAAAACCCCGGCAAGCTGGACCTTGTGATGATCGAAGTGCAAAGCGGCGACTACCTGGGCGAGGACGATATCGTCCGCTTTCAGGATAACTACGGACGGGCCTGA
- a CDS encoding ABC transporter permease, protein MLLSMLRPVWRYRGFVLGNVKREFQLKYRNSLLGAAWTILNPLAMIVVYTVIFSQVMRAKLPGIDSTFGYSIYLCAGILTWGLFTEIVTRSQNMFLDNANLLKKLTFPRLCLPVTVVATALLNFGIVFGLFSGFLVISGNFPGMAFIALVPLLALLVLFAVGLGLVLGVLNVFFRDVGYFFGVFVTFWFWLTPIVYPPSILPQWVQPWMQLNPLAPFMAAVQGVLVRGEWPAWMSLIPLMLLSLLLCVGGLRLFRRRAGEMVDEL, encoded by the coding sequence ATGTTGCTATCCATGCTGCGCCCCGTGTGGCGCTACCGCGGCTTCGTGCTCGGCAACGTCAAGCGCGAGTTTCAACTTAAGTATCGAAATTCGCTCTTGGGGGCTGCCTGGACGATCCTCAACCCGCTGGCGATGATCGTGGTTTACACAGTCATCTTCTCGCAGGTCATGCGCGCCAAGCTGCCCGGTATCGACAGCACTTTTGGCTACAGCATCTACCTGTGCGCTGGTATCCTTACCTGGGGATTGTTCACCGAAATCGTCACCCGCAGCCAGAACATGTTTCTGGACAACGCCAACTTGCTCAAAAAGCTGACTTTTCCGCGCCTGTGTCTGCCCGTCACGGTAGTGGCCACGGCGCTGCTCAACTTCGGCATCGTGTTCGGGCTGTTCAGCGGCTTTCTCGTCATCTCCGGCAATTTCCCAGGCATGGCGTTCATCGCCCTGGTGCCCTTGCTTGCGTTACTCGTGCTCTTTGCCGTGGGGCTGGGCCTGGTCTTGGGCGTTCTCAATGTGTTTTTCCGGGATGTCGGCTATTTTTTTGGCGTGTTCGTCACCTTCTGGTTCTGGCTCACACCCATCGTCTACCCACCAAGCATCCTGCCGCAGTGGGTACAGCCCTGGATGCAGCTCAATCCACTCGCACCCTTCATGGCCGCCGTTCAGGGCGTACTGGTGCGCGGCGAGTGGCCCGCCTGGATGAGCCTGATTCCTTTGATGCTTCTGTCGCTGTTGCTGTGCGTGGGCGGGCTGCGCCTGTTCCGCCGCCGTGCCGGCGAAATGGTGGATGAACTGTAA